In one Myxococcus xanthus genomic region, the following are encoded:
- a CDS encoding hybrid sensor histidine kinase/response regulator → MFVTLVALPPEVSEEVERGILESDAGRNCQILRVPLAGTLPGAISEGLIVLWDDGGPLSELCTSCQRLNALRRVPRTHLVVLTGRAPVEADALAAAGADECLTAPGTHWGVRLASLRRRLSALSDGDASPAPSLLEASDRARLESQWVLADRMASIGTLAAGVAHEINNPLSYVSSNLSYLRELLAQPELSHEQLMELREVVAEAQEGAGRVSAIVRDLRTFSRADEELHGPVDMVHVVDGALRLLRNQIGLVARLTCTLEPVLPVHGNEGRLTQIVVNLLLNALQALPDRAPEENRVRVSLRASSSRHVELEVSDNGHGMAPDVQRRIFDPFFSTRPVGEGTGLGLSISLTLVQAMGGRIEVSSAPGWGSTFRIVLPAQAAGWTDGAEQTQVVEPAPARIRRRLLLIDDEPSVGNSVSRLVRDVYEIHVVQDAREALRLLTMGERFDAILCDVMMPGMSGLDFVVELERLAPELALRTGLMTGGAFTAQAREFVGRRTRGLLEKPFERERLCTFVEHLIQ, encoded by the coding sequence GTGTTTGTGACGCTGGTGGCATTACCTCCCGAGGTGTCGGAGGAGGTCGAGCGAGGGATTCTCGAGTCCGACGCGGGGCGGAACTGCCAGATCTTGCGTGTGCCCCTGGCGGGTACCTTGCCCGGGGCCATCTCCGAGGGACTCATCGTCCTGTGGGACGACGGCGGCCCGCTGTCGGAGCTGTGCACGAGCTGTCAGCGGTTGAATGCCCTGCGCCGCGTACCCCGCACGCACCTGGTCGTCCTCACGGGCCGCGCGCCTGTGGAAGCCGACGCCCTGGCCGCAGCCGGTGCGGATGAGTGTCTGACCGCGCCCGGGACACACTGGGGCGTACGGCTCGCGAGCCTGCGCCGGCGCCTGTCGGCGCTGTCGGATGGGGATGCCTCGCCCGCGCCGAGCCTCCTTGAAGCCTCGGATCGCGCGCGGCTGGAGTCGCAGTGGGTGCTGGCGGATCGGATGGCGTCGATTGGCACGCTCGCCGCGGGCGTCGCGCACGAAATCAACAACCCCCTGTCCTACGTCAGCTCCAATCTCTCGTACCTGCGCGAGCTGCTCGCCCAGCCGGAGCTGTCCCACGAACAGCTCATGGAGCTGCGTGAGGTGGTGGCCGAAGCGCAGGAGGGCGCTGGTCGCGTCAGCGCGATTGTCCGCGACCTGCGCACCTTCTCCCGCGCGGATGAAGAGCTGCATGGTCCGGTGGACATGGTGCACGTGGTGGACGGCGCGCTGCGGCTGCTCCGCAACCAGATTGGGTTGGTCGCCCGGTTGACGTGCACGTTGGAGCCGGTGCTGCCCGTGCATGGCAACGAAGGGCGCCTCACCCAGATTGTCGTGAACCTGCTGTTGAACGCGCTCCAGGCGCTGCCGGACCGTGCGCCCGAGGAGAACCGGGTGCGGGTGTCCCTGCGCGCCAGCAGCAGCCGGCACGTGGAGCTGGAGGTCTCCGACAACGGACACGGCATGGCGCCGGACGTGCAACGCCGCATCTTTGACCCGTTCTTCTCTACACGCCCCGTCGGAGAGGGCACGGGGCTGGGGCTGTCCATCAGCCTGACGCTGGTGCAGGCCATGGGTGGACGCATCGAGGTCTCCAGCGCGCCCGGCTGGGGCAGCACCTTCCGCATCGTCCTACCCGCGCAGGCCGCGGGCTGGACGGATGGCGCGGAGCAAACGCAGGTTGTGGAGCCGGCGCCCGCTCGTATCCGTCGACGTCTGCTGCTCATCGATGACGAGCCCTCCGTGGGCAACTCGGTGAGCCGGCTGGTGCGTGACGTGTATGAGATTCACGTCGTCCAGGACGCGCGCGAGGCCCTGCGCTTGCTCACCATGGGAGAGCGGTTCGATGCCATCCTGTGTGACGTGATGATGCCGGGCATGAGCGGGCTGGACTTCGTGGTGGAGCTGGAGCGGCTGGCGCCGGAGCTCGCGCTGCGCACCGGGCTGATGACGGGGGGCGCCTTCACCGCGCAGGCGCGTGAGTTCGTGGGCCGCCGCACGCGCGGGCTGCTGGAGAAGCCCTTCGAGCGCGAGCGCCTGTGCACCTTCGTGGAGCACCTCATCCAATGA
- a CDS encoding TIGR02757 family protein, which produces MLTSTDARARIAFDPVEFPHRYQDPRDIEVSALLAAGLAYGRADLFRPKVDALLRRMGPSPAAFVTALGVAGARALLEGFVYRFNVGTDVAVLLLGMGRVLREQGSLEALFLQGLQSRDTLHGALDHFTTGLRAIPMDALRKALGPERGLHHLLPSPLGGGAAKRLNLYLRWMVRGPDTVDFGIWKRVPPSALLIPLDTHIGRISRHLGLTFRNDLTWRTAEEVTAALRVLDPADPVRYDFALCHYGMSGACPAQPIAENCGRCPLLPACAVGPQVVATATRRVQGTTARKRRELSATRRR; this is translated from the coding sequence GTGCTGACGTCCACCGACGCGCGCGCCCGCATCGCCTTCGATCCGGTGGAGTTCCCGCACCGCTACCAGGACCCACGAGACATCGAGGTCAGCGCGCTGCTGGCGGCCGGGTTGGCGTACGGCCGCGCGGACCTGTTCCGTCCCAAGGTGGACGCACTGCTGCGCCGCATGGGGCCGTCTCCCGCCGCCTTCGTCACGGCCCTTGGCGTAGCGGGCGCGCGGGCGCTGCTCGAAGGCTTCGTGTACCGCTTCAACGTGGGTACGGACGTGGCGGTGCTCCTGCTGGGCATGGGGCGTGTGCTGCGGGAGCAGGGCAGCCTGGAGGCGTTGTTCCTTCAGGGGCTCCAGTCGCGTGACACCTTGCACGGCGCGTTGGACCACTTCACGACGGGCCTGCGCGCCATCCCCATGGACGCCTTGCGAAAGGCCCTGGGGCCGGAGCGCGGCCTGCATCACCTGCTGCCCTCGCCGCTGGGCGGGGGAGCGGCCAAGCGGCTCAACCTCTACCTCAGGTGGATGGTGCGGGGTCCGGACACCGTGGACTTCGGCATCTGGAAGCGCGTGCCACCTTCCGCGCTCCTGATTCCTTTGGACACCCACATTGGTCGCATCTCGCGGCACCTGGGACTGACTTTCCGCAATGATTTGACGTGGCGCACGGCGGAGGAGGTGACAGCCGCGTTGCGTGTGTTGGACCCGGCCGACCCTGTCCGTTACGACTTCGCACTGTGTCACTACGGCATGAGTGGGGCCTGCCCCGCCCAACCCATCGCGGAGAATTGCGGTCGCTGCCCGCTGCTGCCGGCGTGTGCCGTGGGGCCACAGGTGGTGGCGACGGCGACCCGCCGGGTCCAAGGAACCACCGCTCGGAAGCGCAGGGAACTGTCGGCGACGCGACGACGTTGA
- a CDS encoding GatB/YqeY domain-containing protein: protein MRTVDEWKAALRAALKEAMRTRSPQASAVLRELLAAIDNAEAPDMRVAPTAVGDVFAGSAGGLGHGEVPRLALTPEAVQAVIDRELQERRDAVALYEKLGKQDEASAVKAQLDVLLAL, encoded by the coding sequence ATGCGAACCGTGGATGAGTGGAAGGCGGCACTGCGCGCTGCATTGAAGGAGGCCATGCGCACGCGGAGCCCGCAGGCTTCAGCGGTGCTTCGCGAGCTGCTCGCGGCCATCGACAACGCGGAAGCGCCGGACATGCGCGTGGCGCCCACCGCCGTGGGTGACGTGTTCGCCGGAAGCGCTGGTGGGCTGGGGCATGGCGAAGTGCCCCGGCTGGCCTTGACTCCGGAGGCCGTGCAGGCCGTCATCGACCGCGAGCTTCAAGAGCGGCGTGACGCGGTGGCCCTCTACGAGAAGCTCGGCAAGCAGGACGAGGCGAGTGCCGTGAAGGCCCAGTTGGATGTGCTCCTGGCGCTATGA
- a CDS encoding M20/M25/M40 family metallo-hydrolase — translation MYMKRLASVLLVLCSVSAFAKAPPAKAPDREVWITLGSDALEHVNAAFANAGHAAPSMRGQTADVTALRVRESQLNLISRMMHEKLNRCGGFIYHDTEAAALTALDPSVAAKAAKATAVTYSLDNASTVNALQAGVQELAIRWVIDHLSSYATRYYTSTTGVASANWLKGHWESLVPPARSDVTVELFNHASWAQPSVILTITGTTLSEEVVVLGGHLDSTSNGSTAPGADDDASGIATLTEVIRVAMLQNYRPERTVKFMAYAAEEVGLRGSSAIATKYAADAVDVVGVLQLDMTNYNLRSNIDVALVSDRTNAAQNTFVTNLIDTYQPELEWTTTTCGYACSDHASWTSAGFAASMPFEAPLSASNPYIHTVNDTLHNSGGDARHALKFAKLAAAYVAELAKGGVTIDETPPEVAITAPAAGSTVAGVTTVTASATDASGVNRVEFFVDGELKATDTTAPYAFDWDTAAVPNGSHIVTARAVDLVGVAATSAGVSVTVSNATSTAGFDSVLRAPRCASASNACDSGTLLNGRGGFVGPEVNAPNTIKNSCRDGLSGAHLVDQSNERIVVSTLDGTNFAPGKLVRVDATVFAYNKLNDKLDLFYAADANNPVWQLITTMPVPSKGLHTLSATYTLPEGDAAQAVRAVFRNRGSTAPCVEGNYNDHDDLIFAAQPSALLR, via the coding sequence ATGTATATGAAGCGCCTCGCTTCAGTCCTCCTGGTGCTCTGTAGTGTCTCGGCGTTCGCGAAGGCGCCCCCGGCGAAGGCTCCCGACCGCGAGGTGTGGATCACCCTCGGCTCCGATGCCCTCGAACACGTCAACGCCGCTTTCGCCAACGCCGGACATGCGGCGCCATCGATGAGAGGGCAGACGGCGGACGTCACCGCGCTACGCGTGCGTGAGTCCCAGCTCAACCTCATCTCGCGAATGATGCACGAGAAGCTCAACCGCTGCGGTGGCTTCATCTACCACGACACCGAAGCGGCCGCGCTCACCGCCCTGGACCCGTCGGTCGCGGCGAAGGCCGCCAAGGCCACCGCCGTCACGTACAGCCTGGACAACGCGTCGACGGTCAACGCGTTGCAAGCGGGGGTTCAGGAGCTGGCCATCCGATGGGTCATCGACCACCTGTCCAGCTACGCGACGCGTTACTACACGTCGACGACGGGCGTGGCGTCAGCCAACTGGCTGAAGGGCCATTGGGAGTCGCTGGTTCCGCCGGCGCGCTCCGACGTTACCGTTGAACTCTTCAACCACGCCTCGTGGGCGCAGCCTTCCGTCATCTTGACGATTACCGGCACCACCCTGTCGGAAGAGGTCGTCGTGCTCGGTGGCCACCTGGACTCCACCAGCAACGGCAGCACGGCTCCCGGCGCGGACGACGATGCATCGGGAATCGCCACGCTCACCGAGGTGATTCGCGTGGCCATGCTCCAGAACTACCGCCCGGAGCGCACCGTGAAGTTCATGGCCTACGCGGCCGAGGAAGTGGGCCTGCGCGGCTCTTCGGCAATCGCCACCAAGTACGCGGCGGATGCAGTCGACGTGGTGGGCGTGCTCCAGCTCGACATGACGAACTACAACCTGCGGTCGAACATCGACGTGGCCTTGGTGAGCGACCGGACGAACGCGGCGCAGAACACGTTCGTCACCAACCTCATCGACACGTATCAGCCCGAACTCGAATGGACCACGACGACGTGCGGCTACGCGTGCTCGGACCATGCGTCATGGACGAGCGCGGGCTTCGCGGCCTCGATGCCCTTCGAGGCGCCGCTGAGCGCGTCCAACCCGTACATCCACACCGTCAATGACACGCTCCACAACAGCGGGGGCGATGCCCGTCACGCGCTCAAGTTCGCGAAGCTGGCCGCCGCGTACGTGGCGGAGCTGGCGAAGGGTGGGGTGACGATTGACGAGACGCCGCCGGAGGTCGCCATCACCGCCCCTGCCGCCGGAAGCACGGTGGCTGGAGTTACGACCGTCACGGCCTCGGCCACGGATGCTTCCGGTGTGAACCGCGTGGAGTTCTTCGTGGACGGCGAACTGAAGGCGACGGACACCACGGCGCCGTACGCGTTCGACTGGGACACGGCCGCGGTGCCCAATGGCAGCCACATCGTGACGGCGCGGGCGGTTGACCTCGTGGGCGTCGCGGCGACCAGCGCCGGGGTGTCCGTGACGGTGAGCAACGCGACCAGTACGGCTGGATTCGATTCTGTCCTGAGGGCGCCGCGGTGTGCCTCGGCCTCCAACGCGTGTGATTCCGGTACGCTGCTCAATGGCCGCGGCGGCTTCGTCGGGCCCGAGGTGAACGCGCCGAACACCATCAAGAACTCCTGCAGGGACGGCTTGTCGGGTGCGCACCTGGTTGACCAGTCGAACGAGCGCATCGTGGTGTCCACGCTGGACGGGACGAACTTCGCGCCGGGCAAGTTGGTGCGCGTCGATGCAACGGTCTTCGCCTACAACAAGCTCAACGACAAGTTGGACCTGTTCTACGCGGCCGACGCCAACAACCCTGTCTGGCAGCTCATCACCACGATGCCCGTTCCGTCCAAGGGCCTCCACACGCTGTCCGCCACCTACACGCTGCCGGAGGGCGACGCCGCCCAGGCCGTGCGAGCGGTCTTCCGCAACCGCGGAAGCACGGCGCCTTGCGTGGAAGGCAACTACAACGACCACGACGACCTCATCTTCGCCGCGCAGCCGTCCGCGCTGCTGCGCTGA
- a CDS encoding MogA/MoaB family molybdenum cofactor biosynthesis protein, which translates to MHVSTFIVTCSDSRDAARDESGQVLREGLEAAGHGIAGTLVVKDDPEAIRGALDAAREAGARAVLFTGGTGIGRRDCTVETLRPLFEKELPGFGELFRMLSYRQVGSAAMMSRATAGTYQGMILFALPGSPKAVRLALEALILPELGHAVRELSR; encoded by the coding sequence GTGCATGTCAGCACCTTCATCGTGACGTGCTCGGACAGCCGCGACGCGGCGCGCGATGAGAGTGGCCAGGTCCTGCGCGAGGGCCTGGAGGCGGCGGGCCACGGCATTGCTGGCACCCTCGTGGTGAAGGATGACCCGGAAGCCATTCGCGGCGCGCTGGATGCCGCGCGCGAGGCGGGGGCCCGGGCCGTGTTGTTCACCGGAGGCACCGGGATTGGCCGGCGCGACTGCACGGTGGAGACGTTGCGTCCGCTGTTCGAGAAGGAACTGCCAGGGTTTGGTGAACTCTTCCGGATGCTGTCCTACCGACAGGTGGGGAGCGCGGCGATGATGTCCCGCGCCACGGCGGGCACCTACCAGGGGATGATTCTCTTCGCGCTGCCGGGCTCGCCCAAGGCCGTACGGCTCGCGCTGGAGGCGCTCATCCTCCCTGAGCTGGGCCACGCCGTGCGTGAGCTGTCGCGATAG
- a CDS encoding Rieske (2Fe-2S) protein, which translates to MTKIKLGPADFAEREMRGYEVGKRNVCIAKIHGRYKGLDDWCNHAGCLLSGGRIEDNMVVCPCHEVGFDMDTGRNATSPGVCDDQPTVQVAVEDGSLVIDWPDTP; encoded by the coding sequence ATGACGAAGATCAAGCTGGGACCGGCGGACTTCGCCGAGAGGGAAATGCGGGGCTACGAGGTCGGCAAGCGCAACGTGTGTATCGCGAAGATCCACGGGCGCTACAAGGGCCTGGATGACTGGTGCAACCACGCCGGGTGTCTGCTGTCCGGCGGTCGCATCGAGGACAACATGGTCGTCTGCCCGTGCCATGAGGTCGGTTTCGACATGGACACCGGGCGCAACGCGACCTCGCCGGGGGTCTGTGACGACCAGCCGACGGTGCAGGTCGCGGTCGAAGACGGCTCGCTCGTCATCGATTGGCCCGACACGCCCTGA
- the polX gene encoding DNA polymerase/3'-5' exonuclease PolX: MTIPTVVDKATVAQVLRDISLLLQLQGESGFRVRAYDMAADRIAGLPQELGPLVAEGRLESLPGIGRALAEKISELVSTGRLGYLEELRAQFPPGLLELTQLPDVGPKKVATLWRELQVSSIEELERACREGRVRQVRGFGAKSEAKMLEGIALYRRARGERKLLGEVLPVATALLERVKAAPGVVRASLGGSVRRQAETVADVDIIASAPEAGPVLDALANAPGVAAVLGKGESKCSVRLEAGDLQVDLRVLPDEDFATALHHFTGSKAHHIRLRNLGQERGLKISEWGVHRDDGTKVPVTDESGLYALLDMQYVPPELREDNGEVEAAREGQLPQDLLTLEDVQGAVHAHSTWSDGRNSLEEMALAARALGLKYLTVTEHSEAAIYAGGLKVDDLKRQWEEIDRINAAVSGVRLLKGIEVDILESGALDYADSVLEQLEVVIGSIHVRHGMDEDQMTRRLLAAMDNPCLQILGHPTGRLINSREPYPVRMDEVLERAAERGVAVEVNGKPARLDIKAEYVRQAVKRGVRLVVSCDAHQKEDLRNLAFAVATARRGWARKGDVLNTLPTDRFVTALRERR, translated from the coding sequence GTGACCATCCCCACCGTTGTCGACAAGGCCACCGTCGCCCAGGTCCTCCGTGACATCTCCCTCCTGCTCCAGCTCCAGGGAGAAAGCGGGTTCCGCGTCCGCGCCTATGACATGGCGGCGGACCGCATCGCCGGGCTTCCCCAGGAGCTGGGCCCCCTGGTCGCGGAAGGCCGGCTGGAGAGCCTCCCAGGCATCGGCCGCGCGCTCGCCGAGAAAATCTCCGAGCTGGTGTCCACCGGCCGGCTCGGCTACCTGGAGGAGCTGCGGGCACAGTTTCCTCCTGGGCTGCTGGAGCTGACGCAGTTGCCCGACGTGGGGCCGAAGAAGGTGGCCACGCTCTGGCGTGAGCTCCAGGTGAGCAGCATCGAGGAGTTGGAGCGGGCCTGCCGTGAGGGCCGCGTGCGGCAGGTCCGCGGCTTCGGCGCGAAGAGCGAAGCGAAGATGCTGGAAGGCATCGCCCTGTACCGCCGCGCGCGCGGCGAGCGCAAGCTGCTGGGCGAGGTACTGCCGGTGGCCACGGCGCTGCTGGAGCGGGTGAAGGCCGCGCCGGGCGTGGTGCGCGCCAGCCTGGGCGGCAGCGTGCGCCGACAGGCGGAGACCGTGGCGGACGTGGACATCATCGCCTCCGCGCCGGAGGCGGGACCGGTGCTGGATGCCCTGGCGAACGCACCCGGCGTGGCCGCGGTGCTGGGCAAGGGCGAAAGCAAATGCTCCGTGCGGTTGGAGGCCGGCGACCTCCAGGTGGACCTGCGCGTGCTGCCCGACGAGGACTTCGCCACCGCCCTGCACCACTTCACCGGCTCCAAGGCGCACCACATCCGCCTGCGCAACCTGGGGCAGGAACGCGGCCTCAAGATTTCCGAATGGGGCGTCCACCGGGACGACGGCACCAAGGTGCCCGTGACGGACGAGTCCGGGCTCTACGCCCTGCTGGACATGCAGTACGTGCCCCCCGAGCTGCGGGAGGACAACGGCGAGGTGGAGGCCGCACGCGAGGGACAGCTTCCCCAGGACCTGCTCACGCTGGAGGACGTCCAGGGTGCGGTCCACGCGCACAGCACCTGGTCCGACGGGCGCAACAGCCTGGAGGAGATGGCGCTCGCGGCGCGGGCGCTGGGTCTGAAGTACCTGACCGTCACCGAGCACAGCGAGGCAGCCATCTACGCAGGCGGCTTGAAGGTGGATGACCTCAAGCGCCAGTGGGAGGAGATCGACCGCATCAACGCGGCGGTCTCCGGCGTGCGGCTGCTCAAGGGCATCGAGGTCGACATCCTGGAGTCCGGCGCGCTCGACTACGCCGACAGCGTCCTGGAGCAGCTCGAGGTCGTCATCGGCTCCATCCACGTCCGGCACGGCATGGACGAGGACCAGATGACGCGCCGGCTGCTGGCCGCGATGGACAACCCCTGCCTCCAGATTCTGGGGCACCCCACCGGCCGGCTCATCAACAGCCGGGAACCCTACCCCGTCCGCATGGACGAGGTCCTGGAGCGGGCCGCCGAACGCGGCGTGGCCGTGGAGGTCAACGGCAAGCCCGCGCGCCTGGACATCAAGGCCGAATATGTCCGGCAGGCTGTGAAGCGGGGCGTCCGCCTGGTGGTGAGCTGCGACGCGCACCAGAAGGAGGACCTGAGGAACCTGGCCTTCGCGGTGGCTACCGCGCGCCGGGGCTGGGCCCGAAAGGGGGACGTGCTCAACACGCTCCCGACGGACCGCTTCGTCACCGCGCTGCGCGAGCGCCGGTGA
- a CDS encoding MXAN_2756 family trypsin-like serine endoprotease, with protein MSRLPPLLLLCLLPFASAAAEADKPSRADLQRVLERHGRSVVHVKGPRNAGPGVFVGSAGQVLTSVTPVGASFTGLNAATVEHDGKTLPARVVMASQDLQVAVLAAPDGAYPAAPVKVLRDGDSLDGRWLVGVLPAKKGQPARPVPARARAAQPPFYDVPLALPAGSPVFDAEGRLVAVVVKKHRRGCRVLPLSAVKVELASVDMP; from the coding sequence ATGTCCCGCCTGCCGCCGCTGCTCCTCCTCTGCCTCCTCCCCTTCGCCTCCGCCGCGGCGGAGGCCGACAAGCCCTCGCGCGCCGACCTCCAACGGGTGCTGGAGCGACACGGGCGCTCGGTGGTGCACGTCAAGGGTCCTCGGAACGCGGGGCCCGGTGTCTTCGTGGGGTCCGCGGGACAGGTCCTCACGTCCGTCACTCCAGTGGGGGCCAGCTTCACCGGCCTGAATGCCGCCACGGTGGAGCACGACGGTAAGACGCTGCCCGCCCGCGTGGTGATGGCCAGCCAGGACCTCCAGGTGGCGGTGCTCGCCGCTCCGGATGGCGCGTACCCGGCGGCGCCCGTGAAGGTGCTTCGGGACGGCGACAGCCTTGACGGCCGCTGGCTGGTGGGCGTCCTCCCCGCCAAGAAGGGCCAGCCCGCGCGCCCCGTGCCGGCGCGAGCCCGGGCGGCCCAGCCCCCCTTCTATGATGTCCCCCTGGCCCTGCCCGCGGGCAGCCCCGTCTTCGACGCGGAGGGGCGGCTGGTGGCGGTGGTGGTGAAGAAGCACCGTCGCGGCTGCCGGGTGCTTCCGCTGAGCGCCGTGAAGGTGGAGCTGGCGTCGGTGGACATGCCATGA
- the mrtX gene encoding myxosortase MrtX has product MTQAVTTPWRPNAVQEAVGLWAVGFLSIVAAFLLLGGTSIPKLVATVGFLYLPLIPMRWRDEDYGDYGLSLRAWREDLRLFLLLSAVVGPLFFLGFAAFVEVLPHLPPALAKHLTPLMGEARFQPRLPPRFGEWFIDQLFVVALPEEFFYRGYLQTRLRDAWPQGRKFLGGRLGPAFWLTALLFALGHLAIFQAWRLSVFFPALIFGWMRERTGTVIGAALFHAACNLYVRFLEVSFFG; this is encoded by the coding sequence ATGACCCAGGCCGTGACGACGCCCTGGCGACCGAACGCCGTTCAGGAAGCGGTGGGATTGTGGGCCGTGGGCTTCCTGTCCATCGTCGCCGCGTTCCTCCTGTTGGGCGGCACCAGCATCCCCAAGCTGGTCGCGACAGTGGGCTTCCTCTACCTGCCGCTCATCCCCATGCGCTGGCGGGACGAGGACTACGGGGACTACGGCCTGTCACTGCGCGCGTGGCGCGAGGACCTGCGCCTGTTCCTGCTGCTGTCCGCGGTGGTGGGCCCCCTCTTCTTCCTGGGTTTCGCCGCGTTCGTGGAGGTGCTCCCCCACCTGCCCCCGGCGCTGGCCAAGCACCTCACTCCGCTGATGGGCGAGGCCCGCTTCCAGCCCCGCCTGCCCCCGCGCTTCGGCGAGTGGTTCATCGACCAGCTCTTCGTCGTCGCGCTGCCGGAGGAGTTCTTCTACCGGGGCTACCTCCAGACGCGGCTGCGCGACGCCTGGCCCCAGGGCCGCAAGTTCCTGGGGGGCCGGCTGGGCCCCGCCTTCTGGCTGACGGCGCTGCTGTTCGCCCTGGGCCACCTGGCCATCTTCCAGGCGTGGCGGCTGTCCGTGTTCTTCCCAGCGCTGATCTTCGGGTGGATGCGGGAGCGCACCGGCACCGTCATCGGCGCCGCCTTGTTTCACGCGGCTTGCAACCTCTATGTGCGGTTTCTCGAGGTTTCTTTTTTCGGCTGA